From the Selenomonas timonae genome, one window contains:
- a CDS encoding TonB-dependent receptor plug domain-containing protein → MKIWAKKWLAAAVALSAMTGEVYAADAVSEAADDTMQTYDLGEVVVTATRTEKRDVDVPAATTVITAEEIKASGAATAADALAKADGFVYNSFGPNGAAMATMTNELNVRGMKGSVLVLMNGNPIAWRGKYNLDQFPASSIERIEVVKGSGAVLYGSEAVSGVVNIITKKTSTNEVHVGFGNYGQRSYGASVGDERFGFYYNYDKWGQRDGISDTEYRQSSFYGTTRTDINDIIKRNTGMTYHINPRLDFQLGYYETEGTYSRYITSVDNTHTATAAQHIRAGEQYNRRKYETKQYITQLNYHDTDWKGSLYFNTGTLEYEGLVHFNGNTGARTPNSPYHTREKNAAYGADVQRTWQLGSKANAIVGMRLEHEMYAALPTPASTRNERYTRNNWALFGQWEQQFDERNTGIFGLRETWTTGAMRRQNYNNLSASAQWLHKLDQESSVYLNISQSFVMPTFAQMYNDNGRQQAAPDLRPQKGINYEIGWKKYHGGHMWKASLFHMRVRDNITAKMTSRRAMYQYTNEDFRNTGLELLGEIQGLHGFSYNWGVTWQNPQTRSTSAKKQSLGWERTFGKIQLTGGVRYQKDKWSSSLTASYLGGRVQQPSSEPAYRTKPYLLTTWNTTYAPDENSEISLRIDNVLDRDDITSHAGTEYYTAPINYLLSYTYRF, encoded by the coding sequence ATGAAAATATGGGCTAAAAAATGGCTTGCGGCAGCAGTCGCACTCTCTGCGATGACAGGCGAGGTCTATGCAGCGGACGCAGTGAGCGAAGCCGCAGATGACACGATGCAGACCTACGACCTCGGTGAGGTTGTTGTGACGGCAACGCGCACGGAGAAGCGTGATGTCGATGTGCCCGCCGCGACCACGGTCATCACGGCAGAGGAGATCAAGGCGAGCGGTGCAGCGACGGCGGCGGATGCACTCGCAAAGGCTGACGGCTTTGTGTATAACTCCTTTGGACCGAATGGGGCAGCAATGGCGACGATGACCAATGAGCTGAATGTGCGCGGCATGAAGGGCAGCGTCCTCGTGCTCATGAACGGGAATCCGATTGCATGGCGTGGGAAATACAATCTCGACCAATTTCCTGCAAGCAGCATCGAGCGCATCGAGGTCGTGAAGGGGAGCGGTGCCGTCCTCTATGGCAGCGAGGCGGTCAGCGGCGTTGTCAACATCATTACAAAGAAGACGAGCACGAATGAGGTGCACGTCGGCTTTGGGAATTATGGTCAACGCAGTTACGGTGCGAGCGTCGGCGACGAGCGTTTCGGCTTCTACTACAATTACGATAAATGGGGGCAGAGGGACGGCATCAGCGACACAGAATATAGGCAGAGCAGCTTCTATGGAACCACGCGGACGGATATCAACGACATTATCAAGCGAAACACGGGGATGACCTATCATATCAATCCCCGTCTGGATTTCCAGCTTGGGTACTACGAAACAGAGGGGACATACAGCCGCTATATCACGTCGGTGGACAATACGCATACTGCCACTGCGGCTCAGCATATTCGTGCTGGGGAGCAGTATAATCGGCGCAAGTATGAGACAAAGCAGTATATCACTCAGCTGAATTACCATGACACGGACTGGAAGGGCAGCCTTTACTTCAATACGGGGACGCTCGAATATGAGGGTCTCGTTCATTTCAATGGGAATACAGGAGCGCGGACACCGAATAGCCCATACCATACGCGCGAGAAGAATGCGGCATATGGTGCAGATGTCCAGCGTACGTGGCAGCTTGGGTCAAAGGCGAACGCCATTGTGGGAATGCGGCTCGAACACGAAATGTATGCGGCTTTGCCGACGCCTGCAAGCACGAGGAATGAACGATATACGCGCAATAATTGGGCACTCTTTGGACAGTGGGAGCAGCAGTTTGACGAGCGGAACACTGGTATCTTTGGTCTGCGTGAGACGTGGACGACGGGGGCGATGCGCCGCCAGAACTACAACAACCTCAGTGCCTCGGCGCAGTGGCTGCACAAGCTCGATCAGGAGAGCAGCGTCTATCTGAACATCAGTCAGTCCTTTGTTATGCCGACCTTTGCGCAGATGTACAATGACAACGGTCGACAGCAGGCAGCGCCCGATCTGCGCCCGCAGAAGGGAATCAACTATGAAATTGGGTGGAAGAAGTATCACGGCGGACACATGTGGAAGGCATCGCTCTTCCATATGCGCGTCAGGGACAACATCACGGCAAAGATGACATCGAGGCGCGCCATGTATCAATATACGAATGAGGACTTCCGCAATACGGGACTGGAACTCTTGGGAGAGATACAGGGATTACACGGCTTCTCCTACAACTGGGGCGTGACATGGCAGAATCCGCAGACGAGGAGTACAAGTGCCAAGAAACAGTCACTCGGTTGGGAGCGCACCTTTGGAAAGATTCAGCTCACGGGTGGCGTACGCTATCAAAAGGATAAGTGGTCATCTTCTCTCACGGCATCCTATCTGGGCGGGCGTGTGCAGCAGCCGTCCTCAGAACCGGCATACCGCACGAAACCCTATCTGCTCACCACGTGGAATACGACTTACGCGCCCGATGAGAACAGTGAGATCAGCCTGCGAATTGACAATGTACTGGATCGCGATGACATCACATCGCATGCGGGAACGGAGTACTATACAGCGCCGATCAACTATCTCCTGAGCTATACCTATCGGTTCTGA
- a CDS encoding energy transducer TonB — protein MEENMIENDGQRKAFGLSLGLHFILFLIAAAMGLFSAAEPTTVHRPPIDVFFYDGGGDAGGSAGDDLVPAAPAVSFPDDIVLQDKTVVQEERQEQRPVQNASRAVQSRVTGASTGQAAAESNGGGSTSYAGAGSASGAGTGGDGGGASGLGAAPPRERVEASLRAEARPEYPQELIDDDVEGAVTIKILVAADGSVEDVSVLSSSGFRAMDRAAVAAGWRFQFNPGDNGRRGVWTKTFHFQLN, from the coding sequence ATGGAAGAGAATATGATCGAAAACGACGGGCAGAGGAAGGCGTTCGGACTTTCCCTCGGGCTGCATTTCATCCTCTTCCTGATTGCGGCGGCAATGGGGCTATTCTCTGCCGCAGAGCCAACCACTGTGCATCGTCCGCCGATCGACGTTTTCTTCTATGATGGGGGCGGAGATGCGGGCGGTTCGGCGGGTGATGATCTTGTGCCTGCCGCACCTGCTGTGAGCTTCCCCGATGACATCGTCTTACAGGATAAAACTGTCGTGCAGGAGGAACGGCAGGAGCAGCGTCCTGTGCAAAACGCATCGCGTGCCGTGCAGAGCAGAGTGACGGGTGCATCCACCGGTCAGGCAGCAGCGGAAAGCAATGGCGGCGGCAGCACTTCCTATGCCGGTGCAGGCAGTGCCTCCGGTGCAGGTACAGGCGGAGACGGTGGGGGCGCCTCCGGGCTCGGTGCCGCTCCGCCGAGAGAACGCGTCGAGGCGAGTCTGCGCGCAGAGGCACGGCCGGAGTATCCACAGGAGCTGATTGACGATGATGTCGAGGGGGCGGTCACGATCAAGATCCTCGTGGCGGCGGACGGCTCTGTCGAGGATGTCTCTGTTCTCTCGTCGTCGGGCTTCCGTGCAATGGACAGAGCGGCTGTTGCCGCAGGATGGCGATTCCAATTTAATCCAGGGGATAACGGGCGGCGAGGTGTTTGGACAAAGACCTTCCATTTTCAGTTGAATTAA
- a CDS encoding ABC transporter ATP-binding protein yields the protein MIRAEALYAGYNRNVILADVSFTVRAGEMVGLIGPNGAGKSTLLKTLRGILPKLSGSAALMGEDIEVLEAKAFARRAAYLQQHVEMTFDYTARDIVLAGRYPYLSWWRQEKADDLAIAEACMAYTGVLELAEKPLHAMSGGQRQRVLLAKVLAQQTPVLFLDEPATGLDIIYQEEIFWFCRELCAAGKTILLVAHELSLAARFCSRLLLIGRGTLLADGIPQEVLTDALLTRAYGAPVRVVENPVTHHAEVYTEAEEGGAEKAQLLSVILGSADERGALR from the coding sequence ATGATCCGCGCGGAAGCACTCTATGCGGGCTACAACAGGAACGTCATCCTCGCAGATGTATCGTTCACCGTGCGCGCAGGTGAGATGGTCGGACTGATCGGGCCGAACGGCGCGGGCAAGAGCACCCTGCTCAAGACATTGCGCGGCATCCTCCCAAAGCTCTCCGGTTCTGCCGCACTCATGGGCGAGGATATCGAAGTACTCGAAGCAAAGGCATTTGCACGCCGTGCGGCATATTTGCAGCAGCATGTGGAGATGACGTTTGACTATACGGCGCGCGACATCGTGCTCGCGGGGCGCTATCCATATCTCTCGTGGTGGCGGCAGGAAAAGGCAGACGATCTTGCGATTGCCGAGGCATGCATGGCATATACAGGCGTCCTGGAGCTTGCGGAAAAGCCTCTGCACGCCATGTCGGGGGGACAGCGTCAGCGCGTTCTGCTCGCAAAGGTGCTTGCCCAGCAGACGCCAGTGCTCTTTCTCGATGAGCCGGCGACGGGGTTGGACATCATCTATCAGGAGGAGATCTTTTGGTTCTGCCGCGAGCTCTGTGCAGCGGGCAAGACTATCCTGCTCGTTGCGCATGAGCTGAGTCTTGCGGCACGCTTCTGCTCACGGCTTCTCCTCATCGGACGCGGCACGCTTCTTGCGGACGGCATTCCGCAGGAGGTGCTGACGGATGCGCTCCTGACCCGCGCGTATGGTGCACCCGTGCGCGTGGTGGAGAATCCCGTGACGCATCACGCAGAAGTCTATACGGAGGCAGAGGAGGGCGGGGCGGAGAAAGCTCAGCTGCTCTCCGTGATTCTTGGATCTGCAGATGAGAGGGGGGCGTTGCGGTGA
- a CDS encoding FecCD family ABC transporter permease, producing the protein MKRIYGTRLFLCTLVGTLLFAVVLSMSSGQYDIPMEAVIASFAHAAGLPILTDVVVTPEQEAVLWHIRLPRTLVGMMVGAGLGVSGAVLQGIFSNPLADPGIIGVSSGASVGAVLAIGIGVTAGSVLSLPAFAFAGSMLAVSLTVSLSMRHGRIPVMTLLLSGVVVGMFLAACTAAILTVMNEQKMQQYLFWTIGGLDYRRWDHVLLGIGPIGIGASIMILLARHLNMLAFGEVEARAAGMPVTAFRLLFLVLASLTTAAGVCISGNIGFVGLVVPHMMRLVIGPDHRRLLPASLLAGAVFLVLCDSLGRILLPGMEIRVGIMTAFIGTPYFLYLLRRHMKAAM; encoded by the coding sequence GTGAAACGAATCTACGGTACACGGCTCTTTCTCTGCACGCTTGTCGGCACACTCCTCTTTGCTGTCGTGCTCTCCATGAGTTCGGGGCAGTATGACATCCCGATGGAGGCGGTCATCGCCTCCTTTGCTCATGCGGCAGGGCTGCCGATCCTCACAGATGTCGTTGTAACACCCGAGCAGGAGGCGGTGCTCTGGCACATCCGTCTGCCGCGCACGCTCGTCGGCATGATGGTCGGCGCGGGGCTTGGTGTCTCGGGCGCTGTCCTGCAGGGCATCTTCAGCAACCCGCTTGCCGATCCCGGCATCATCGGCGTGTCGAGCGGTGCCTCGGTCGGAGCCGTGCTCGCGATCGGCATCGGGGTGACGGCGGGCAGCGTGCTCTCTCTGCCCGCCTTTGCCTTTGCGGGCTCCATGCTTGCAGTGAGTCTTACTGTATCCCTGTCGATGCGGCACGGGCGCATTCCCGTCATGACACTCCTGCTCTCGGGCGTTGTTGTGGGCATGTTTCTCGCCGCGTGTACGGCGGCCATCCTCACGGTGATGAACGAGCAGAAGATGCAGCAGTATCTCTTCTGGACGATCGGCGGCCTTGACTACCGCCGCTGGGATCACGTGCTACTCGGCATCGGGCCGATCGGCATCGGTGCCTCCATCATGATACTCCTCGCGCGGCATCTCAATATGCTTGCGTTTGGTGAGGTGGAGGCACGCGCGGCAGGGATGCCTGTGACTGCATTCCGCCTGCTCTTCCTTGTACTTGCTTCACTCACAACGGCAGCGGGGGTCTGCATCAGCGGCAACATCGGCTTTGTGGGACTCGTCGTACCGCATATGATGCGGCTCGTCATCGGCCCCGATCATCGGAGGTTGCTTCCTGCGAGCCTCTTGGCGGGAGCGGTCTTCCTCGTGCTCTGTGATTCTCTCGGGCGCATTCTGCTCCCCGGCATGGAGATCCGCGTCGGCATTATGACCGCATTCATCGGCACACCCTACTTCCTGTATCTCTTGCGCAGGCACATGAAGGCGGCGATGTAA
- a CDS encoding methyl-accepting chemotaxis protein: MLDKNMGGAEGAQDVSSTIQEIVAGHEKNELFAKLRGSEPYAAELNALIDCVNEELEYQRFRLRTVNEAVKSGMWYMKINPDFSIAYAIWSDEFRRMVGFRGESDFPNTIESWSSRLHPDDVEGTFSSFTACIKDLSGHTPYDVDYRLKVHDGSYRWFHASGNVVRDKSGHPEEIIGVFVDIDADKKNKEELEVNAQRKEKFYGELETMLSSLYESIDAITTSVSQTTERTVEIANVQEEITQAAEDTRSQTENTLKMSELVMTISKQTNLLALNASIEAARAGEAGRGFSVVAEEVGKLADSSRDAASKILEALGSMEKASTHIAERIKSINGLIENQAANMKEISASVEEAKAMSDNIEELSKKL, translated from the coding sequence ATGCTTGACAAGAATATGGGCGGTGCAGAAGGCGCACAGGATGTGTCCAGCACGATTCAGGAGATCGTTGCAGGACATGAGAAGAATGAGCTCTTTGCGAAACTGCGTGGCAGCGAGCCGTATGCAGCTGAGCTGAATGCTCTGATCGACTGCGTGAACGAGGAGCTCGAGTATCAGCGCTTCCGTCTGCGTACGGTCAATGAGGCCGTCAAATCCGGCATGTGGTATATGAAGATCAATCCGGACTTCAGCATCGCGTATGCGATCTGGTCGGATGAGTTCCGCCGCATGGTTGGTTTCCGTGGGGAGTCCGACTTCCCAAATACGATCGAGTCGTGGAGCTCGCGCCTCCATCCGGATGATGTGGAGGGGACGTTCAGCTCCTTCACGGCATGCATCAAGGATCTCAGCGGGCACACGCCGTACGATGTGGACTATCGCCTGAAGGTGCACGACGGCAGCTACCGTTGGTTCCATGCGTCCGGCAATGTCGTGCGTGACAAGAGCGGACATCCCGAGGAGATCATCGGCGTATTTGTCGATATCGATGCGGATAAGAAAAACAAGGAAGAGCTCGAGGTGAATGCGCAGCGCAAGGAAAAGTTCTACGGGGAACTCGAGACGATGCTGAGCAGCCTGTACGAGTCGATCGACGCAATCACGACGAGTGTGAGCCAGACGACGGAGCGTACGGTTGAGATCGCAAATGTGCAGGAGGAGATCACGCAGGCGGCGGAGGATACACGCAGCCAGACGGAGAACACGCTCAAGATGTCCGAGCTTGTCATGACGATCTCGAAGCAGACGAATCTCCTCGCACTGAACGCCTCCATCGAGGCGGCGCGTGCGGGCGAGGCGGGGCGTGGATTCTCTGTCGTCGCGGAGGAGGTCGGCAAGCTCGCCGACAGCAGCCGCGATGCTGCGAGCAAGATCCTCGAGGCACTCGGTTCGATGGAGAAGGCCTCGACGCACATTGCAGAGCGCATCAAGTCGATCAACGGTCTGATCGAGAATCAGGCGGCGAATATGAAGGAGATCAGCGCCTCGGTCGAGGAGGCAAAGGCGATGTCCGATAACATCGAAGAGCTGTCGAAGAAGCTGTAA
- a CDS encoding TIM barrel protein yields MLELINLSNADCDVENLLQNNAESLPSILREHGLDGIEFMRCGAWDRKMYPEDLIKGVHLLFWPSWLDFWRGDRAALLEEFGSEENIRACYGSLHVADWVEAWKENLRQAAECTPHYVVFHVAHNRTSEMYTRTFSASDEDVIRATIELVNEIAIEIPQGCRLLFENLWWPGLTFRQPYLAALLLEQVNYADTGFMLDTGHLMNTNLNLKSEAEGAAYVLKVYRELGEVGRRIYGVHLHQSLSGVYTREMMRRHQGTHRSLSWREGMDYVLHVDRHEPFRTEAARWILDTVQPDYLVHEFLQHSRVDLDQKMRTQRFALGYL; encoded by the coding sequence GTGCTTGAATTGATAAATCTCTCCAACGCAGACTGTGATGTGGAGAACCTGCTTCAAAATAATGCGGAGTCGCTTCCGTCCATCCTGCGCGAACATGGGCTGGACGGCATCGAGTTTATGCGTTGCGGAGCGTGGGATCGCAAGATGTACCCCGAGGATCTCATCAAGGGCGTGCATCTCCTGTTCTGGCCGTCGTGGCTGGATTTTTGGCGCGGGGATCGCGCGGCGCTCTTGGAGGAGTTCGGTAGCGAGGAGAATATCCGCGCCTGTTATGGCTCTCTGCATGTTGCCGATTGGGTGGAGGCGTGGAAGGAAAATCTGCGGCAGGCGGCAGAATGTACGCCGCATTATGTCGTCTTCCACGTTGCCCACAATCGCACGTCCGAGATGTATACGCGGACGTTTTCTGCGTCGGATGAGGATGTCATTCGTGCGACGATTGAACTTGTCAACGAGATTGCCATCGAAATCCCGCAGGGATGCAGACTCCTCTTTGAAAATCTATGGTGGCCGGGACTGACCTTCCGTCAGCCGTATCTTGCTGCGTTGCTGCTCGAGCAGGTGAACTATGCCGATACGGGCTTTATGCTGGATACGGGGCATCTGATGAACACAAACCTCAATCTGAAGAGCGAGGCGGAGGGGGCTGCCTATGTGCTGAAGGTCTATCGTGAACTCGGCGAGGTGGGCAGGCGCATCTATGGCGTTCATCTGCACCAATCACTCTCCGGCGTGTATACACGCGAGATGATGCGCCGCCATCAAGGCACGCATCGCTCCCTTAGCTGGAGAGAGGGGATGGACTATGTCCTGCACGTGGATCGGCATGAGCCATTTCGGACAGAGGCGGCACGGTGGATTTTGGACACAGTTCAGCCGGACTATCTCGTCCACGAGTTTTTGCAGCACTCGCGCGTGGACTTGGATCAGAAAATGCGCACACAGCGTTTTGCCTTGGGGTATTTGTAA
- a CDS encoding TonB-dependent receptor plug domain-containing protein, with product MKKSIRLAVTAALTLGTLSVGWGQTYAADQDLSADEHSLGETVVTATRTPNKELKANANITVITGKDIERRHYTDLTQALRDVPGVTVNQYAPAGYNNSSTIFINGSKDVVLLIDGVRQNYVGDPLGSTATALSSIMKDLGGIDRIEVLHGSASTLYGSDAKGGVINIITKKAQGMKTTLGVGYGSYGRQLYSITSEGAESGWDWRVKYQKDKSGDFKDAHGNKTPSKLDADSVSAHVGKQLSKASYLGLNFRTYKDNSQYQGLWESLKYGDTDYADTNLIWNVQVNDTTNNQMSVSRTSYEYRLITEHNRAEDESWKFSDQFDKKIGDHLLTVGLDFTKDKVTAESGGAVAPDGRTLINRSVYLQDQWQIIPSLKLTAGIRHDSNSAFGSHNSPSVSLGYDIDPMTHAYASYSAYFLPPTPGKLYGLWGANPNLKPEVGNTKEIGIARDFGRGLSITASYFKRHSEDCIRWVNLGGWTGQYRNVGDEDAHGWSLQLVKKIDSHVRARIGYTKTHVDAVGTGMKNNDGYLPEDQWNIGVDYRNRDFDSSLLVRGIIGRPGPVSGAFPTNNYWVVDLAMNYQVADATKIYLKANNIFNQFYAEHSNVKYGAPEQWWTAPGRNFMIGVEQSF from the coding sequence ATGAAAAAGAGTATCCGTTTGGCTGTAACAGCGGCGCTCACCCTTGGCACATTGTCCGTGGGGTGGGGACAAACGTACGCCGCAGATCAGGATCTCAGTGCAGATGAGCATTCGCTCGGAGAGACCGTCGTCACGGCAACGCGAACGCCTAACAAAGAACTGAAGGCGAATGCAAATATTACGGTGATTACCGGAAAGGATATTGAGCGCCGTCACTATACCGATCTGACACAGGCTCTGCGCGATGTACCGGGCGTCACGGTCAACCAGTATGCTCCGGCGGGATATAATAACAGTAGTACAATATTTATTAATGGTTCGAAGGATGTTGTTCTTCTGATCGATGGGGTTCGGCAAAATTATGTAGGTGACCCGCTTGGAAGCACTGCGACAGCTCTTTCATCAATAATGAAGGATCTCGGGGGGATTGATCGCATCGAGGTGCTGCATGGCTCGGCGTCAACGCTCTACGGGTCGGATGCAAAGGGCGGTGTCATTAATATCATCACGAAGAAGGCGCAGGGGATGAAGACGACACTTGGCGTCGGCTATGGCAGCTATGGTCGTCAGCTTTACAGCATCACTAGCGAAGGTGCTGAGTCTGGATGGGATTGGCGCGTTAAGTACCAGAAAGACAAAAGCGGGGACTTCAAGGATGCGCACGGGAATAAGACCCCGTCAAAACTGGATGCGGACTCCGTTAGCGCACATGTTGGCAAACAGTTGAGCAAGGCGTCCTATCTTGGCTTGAATTTCCGCACCTATAAGGATAACAGCCAATACCAGGGGCTATGGGAATCCCTGAAATATGGCGATACGGATTATGCCGATACCAATTTGATTTGGAATGTGCAAGTTAATGACACTACGAATAATCAGATGAGTGTGTCTCGTACGAGTTATGAATATCGTCTTATTACAGAGCATAATAGGGCAGAAGATGAGAGTTGGAAGTTCAGCGATCAGTTTGATAAAAAAATTGGTGACCATCTACTGACAGTGGGACTTGACTTTACAAAAGATAAAGTCACCGCTGAGTCAGGAGGTGCGGTTGCCCCAGATGGTCGAACACTTATAAATCGCTCAGTTTACCTGCAAGACCAGTGGCAGATAATACCTTCGCTGAAGCTTACGGCAGGCATTCGACATGACAGCAATTCTGCATTCGGTAGTCACAATAGCCCGAGTGTCAGTCTCGGTTACGACATTGATCCGATGACGCATGCTTATGCTTCTTATAGTGCTTATTTCCTGCCCCCGACTCCCGGAAAACTTTACGGATTGTGGGGAGCCAACCCAAACCTTAAACCGGAGGTCGGCAACACAAAGGAAATTGGAATTGCACGGGACTTTGGAAGGGGGCTGAGTATAACTGCAAGTTATTTCAAACGCCATTCAGAGGACTGCATAAGGTGGGTAAACCTCGGAGGATGGACTGGACAGTATCGGAATGTTGGGGATGAGGACGCACATGGATGGTCACTCCAACTTGTGAAAAAAATAGATTCCCATGTACGTGCACGAATTGGTTATACCAAGACCCATGTTGATGCGGTGGGAACAGGGATGAAGAATAATGACGGATATTTGCCAGAGGATCAGTGGAATATCGGTGTGGATTACCGCAACCGGGATTTCGATTCCTCGCTCCTTGTCCGCGGCATTATCGGACGCCCGGGTCCTGTGAGCGGTGCATTCCCGACCAATAACTATTGGGTTGTCGATCTTGCAATGAACTATCAGGTTGCTGACGCGACAAAGATTTATCTCAAAGCGAACAATATCTTCAACCAGTTCTATGCCGAGCATTCCAATGTGAAATACGGAGCCCCCGAACAGTGGTGGACGGCGCCTGGCCGCAACTTCATGATCGGCGTTGAGCAGAGCTTCTAA
- a CDS encoding amino acid ABC transporter ATP-binding protein has protein sequence MIEIKGLRKAFGADEVLKGIDLSIAEKEVVVIIGPSGSGKSTLLRCMNHLEEPTAGEVVVDGITLSSEANINKVREEVGMVFQRFNLFPHMTVLENIMLAPMKVKHVARDVAEKTARELLMRVGLAEKADAYPDNLSGGQQQRVAIARALAMHPKVMLFDEPTSALDPEMVGEVLDVMRALANDGMTMVIVTHEMGFAREVGDRLLFVDEGRIIESGVPREVFEHPKEERTRSFLSKVL, from the coding sequence ATGATTGAAATTAAAGGTCTGCGCAAGGCGTTCGGTGCCGATGAGGTGCTGAAGGGCATCGACCTCTCCATTGCGGAAAAAGAAGTTGTCGTTATTATCGGTCCCTCTGGCTCGGGCAAGAGCACACTCCTGCGCTGCATGAATCATCTTGAGGAGCCGACGGCGGGCGAGGTCGTCGTCGACGGCATTACGCTCTCAAGTGAGGCAAATATCAACAAGGTGCGCGAAGAGGTCGGCATGGTCTTCCAGCGGTTCAACCTCTTTCCTCATATGACGGTGCTCGAGAATATCATGCTCGCACCGATGAAGGTGAAGCACGTCGCCCGCGATGTGGCGGAGAAGACGGCGCGTGAACTGCTCATGCGTGTGGGACTTGCGGAAAAGGCGGATGCCTACCCCGATAATCTCTCGGGCGGGCAGCAGCAGCGTGTAGCAATCGCGCGTGCGCTTGCTATGCACCCGAAGGTCATGCTCTTTGACGAGCCAACCTCGGCACTCGATCCGGAGATGGTCGGTGAGGTGCTGGATGTCATGCGAGCACTCGCAAATGATGGCATGACGATGGTCATTGTCACACACGAGATGGGCTTTGCCCGTGAGGTAGGCGACCGTCTGCTCTTTGTCGATGAGGGACGCATCATCGAGTCAGGCGTGCCGCGCGAGGTGTTTGAACATCCGAAGGAGGAGCGTACGCGCAGCTTCCTGTCGAAGGTGCTTTGA
- a CDS encoding amino acid ABC transporter permease encodes MTFDMNLVVNSFPLLLIGAGVTIQITVLSTAIGFVIGLIVGVARISNLRVLRMLAEVYVEFFRGTPLLVQIFLFYFALPVITGQRIDPFIAAISACGINSGAYVAEIFRAGIQSVDDGQMEAGRSLGMTWLQTMRYIIVPQAFKRVIPPLGNEFIAMLKDSSLVSVIGFEELTRRGQLIIAKTYGSFEIWMSVAVIYLVMTLTISRFVAYLERRYRVHD; translated from the coding sequence ATGACTTTTGATATGAATCTCGTCGTCAACTCATTCCCGTTGCTGCTCATCGGCGCGGGGGTCACGATACAGATCACGGTGCTGTCGACGGCAATAGGCTTTGTGATCGGTCTGATCGTGGGGGTGGCGCGCATCTCGAATCTGCGCGTGCTGCGCATGCTTGCGGAGGTCTATGTAGAGTTCTTCCGCGGGACGCCGCTGCTCGTGCAGATCTTTCTGTTCTACTTCGCGCTGCCTGTCATCACGGGACAGCGCATCGATCCGTTCATCGCGGCAATCTCGGCCTGCGGCATCAACTCCGGCGCGTACGTGGCGGAGATCTTTCGCGCGGGCATCCAGTCGGTTGACGATGGACAGATGGAGGCGGGGCGTTCGCTCGGCATGACGTGGCTGCAGACCATGCGCTACATCATTGTACCGCAGGCGTTCAAGCGCGTCATTCCGCCGCTTGGCAACGAGTTCATCGCCATGCTCAAGGATTCGTCCCTGGTCTCGGTCATCGGCTTCGAGGAGCTGACGCGCCGCGGGCAGCTCATCATCGCAAAGACGTACGGCTCGTTTGAAATCTGGATGAGCGTCGCCGTCATCTATCTCGTGATGACGCTGACAATCTCGCGCTTTGTCGCATATCTGGAGCGGAGGTATCGCGTTCATGATTGA
- a CDS encoding GNAT family N-acetyltransferase, producing the protein MKQEILLRTYQAGDPSKICYFQYKLYERQYQFNGLYEQEMLRGMAEIYDDLEGNQMWIAELDGKIVGDIAVIKKGVDRAQLRWFGVDMDVQGQGLGNKLLTEAIHFCREKGYAHLFLGTLDILKPARHLYAKFGFHLVESELYNEWDTSREMYHEVWECELK; encoded by the coding sequence ATGAAGCAGGAGATTTTATTGCGTACGTATCAGGCGGGAGATCCGAGCAAAATTTGCTATTTTCAATACAAGCTGTATGAGCGGCAATATCAGTTCAACGGTTTATACGAGCAGGAGATGCTGCGCGGTATGGCGGAAATCTATGATGATTTAGAAGGGAATCAAATGTGGATTGCCGAATTGGATGGGAAGATTGTCGGCGATATTGCCGTCATCAAAAAGGGTGTGGACAGGGCGCAGCTGCGCTGGTTCGGTGTGGATATGGATGTGCAGGGGCAGGGGCTCGGGAACAAGCTGCTGACAGAGGCAATCCATTTTTGCAGAGAAAAGGGATATGCTCATCTCTTCTTGGGTACGCTTGATATTTTGAAACCGGCACGTCATCTCTATGCCAAGTTTGGCTTTCATTTGGTGGAGAGCGAACTCTATAATGAGTGGGATACCAGCAGAGAGATGTATCATGAGGTTTGGGAATGTGAACTAAAATAA